A single window of Channa argus isolate prfri chromosome 2, Channa argus male v1.0, whole genome shotgun sequence DNA harbors:
- the zrsr2 gene encoding U2 small nuclear ribonucleoprotein auxiliary factor 35 kDa subunit-related protein 2 produces the protein MAASTPLPTPAPLLSQKQRRTAMRKERRKRKRQAVAQARECGLKSSAGSPHEEEDIEDEDDKDNDVTEVASLRLHEEWLERERLAQEEFRLNSEREEAAKKRKEEEERMIKEEWAAQQRREQEKNEQKQQEKRDREEAVQKILDEAENQLENGGPWMNPEAPVTENSENFGTERDVANCPFFLKTGACRFGDRCSRRHVYPTASPTLMIRGMFTTFGMEESLRDDYDMDACLEHSEEELQESFLEFYHDVLPEFKSVGKVVQFKVSCNYEPHLRGNVYIQFDTEDQCKEAFIKFNGRWYAGRQLHCEICPVTRWKNAICGLYDRHKCPKGKHCNFLHVFRNPGNEFWEADRDLHMSPVRSVRGNHRDGWHSDRHWERSWRQRHCSRSPQRSERFHNRREEDRPRSRSRERSRERRASHRDKEDKSSSRSRHNERRKDRFLIRSRDRSRSRSRDREQDRLRNWSRDEGRENRNRDKDEDTPRKDRERERNTSRERSPQKTDKSTKNANNDIKTHRYHKHSKKSKKKNKKKHKKKSHLHSGTNSSGESEKKKESDEEKDQHSAISPNGERNETEQVEKNSDLDENVDTEIKSEVSNTEKLTNPTENSDTNIL, from the exons ATGGCAGCATCCACTCCTCTACCCACCCCTGCTCCCCTATTAAG tcAAAAGCAACGTCGAACAGCTATgaggaaggagagaagaaagCGGAAACGGCAAGCTGTCGCCCAAGCCAGAGAATGTG GATTAAAAAGCAGTGCAGGCTCTCCACACGAAGAAGAAGATATagaggatgaagatgataaGGATAATGATGTTACTGAGGTGGCAAG TCTGCGGCTACACGAGGAGTGGTTGGAAAGAGAGAGGCTGGCTCAGGAGGAATTCAGGCTAAATTCTGAGAGGGAGGAagctgcaaagaaaagaaaagaggaggaagag AGGATGATAAAAGAGGAATGGGCAGCCCAGCAGAGgagagaacaagagaaaaaCGAGCAGAAGCAGCAGGAGAAGCGAGACAGAGAG GAAGCTGTTCAGAAAATTTTGGATGAAGCGGAAAATCAG TTAGAAAATGGAGGACCATGGATGAATCCTGAGGCACCTGTGACAGAAAACTCTGAGAACTTTGGAACAGAGCGTGACGTAGCCAACTGTCCGTTCTTCCTTAAGACTGGAGCATGCCGATTTGGAGACAG ATGTTCTCGGAGACATGTTTATCCCACAGCCAGCCCAACTCTAATGATCCGCGGTATGTTTACAACCTTCGGGATGGAAGAGTCTTTGCGTGATGATTACGACATGGATGCTTGTTTGGAACATAGTGAGGAAGAGCTACAGGAGTCTTTCCTCGAGTTCTACCATGACGTCCTGCCTGAGTTCAAGAGTGTTGGCAAGGTGGTTCAGTTTAAG GTCAGCTGCAATTATGAACCACACCTGAGAGGAAATGTTTACATACAGTTTGACAC TGAGGACCAGTGTAAAGAGGCCTTTATCAAGTTCAATGGGAGGTGGTATGCAGGCAGGCAGCTTCATTGTGAGATATGTCCTGTTACACGGTGGAAAAATGCTATATGTG gATTGTATGACAGACACAAGTGCCCCAAAGGGAAGCACTGCAACTTCCTGCATGTTTTTCGAAACCCTGGCAATGAGTTCTGGGAAGCAGACAGGGACTTACACATGTCACCGGTCCGCAGTGTCAGGGGGAATCACAGAGATGGGTGGCATTCAGATCGACATTGGGAACGTTCTTGGAGGCAGCGTCACTGCAGCAGAAGCCCGCAAAGATCAGAGAGATTCCACAACAGACGAGAGGAAGATAGACCAAGgagcagaagcagagagaggagtCGCGAGAGGAGGGCCTCCCACCGGGATAAAGAGGACAAATCCTCATCCAGGTCCAGGCAcaatgagaggaggaaagatAGGTTTCTGATCAGAAGTAGAGACAGGTCAAGGAGTAGAAGTAGAGATAGAGAGCAAGACAGGCTAAGAAACTGGAGTAGAGATGAAGGAAGGGAAAACAGGAATAGAGACAAAGATGAAGACACTccaagaaaagacagagagagggaaagaaacacAAGTAGAGAAAGAAGCCcccaaaaaacagataaaagtaCGAAAAATGCCAATAATGATATCAAAACACATCGCTACCACAAACACTCCaagaagagcaagaaaaagaacaagaagaagcataaaaagaaaagccaTTTACATTCAGGGACAAATTCATCAGGGGagtcagaaaagaagaaagaatcaGATGAAGAGAAGGATCAACATTCTGCAATAAGTCCCaatggagagagaaatgaaactGAGCAGGTTGAAAAAAACTCTGACTTGGATGAGAATGttgacactgaaataaaaagtgaagtCTCTAATACAGAAAAACTGACTAATCCCACTGAAAACAGTGACACAAATATCTTATAA
- the LOC137121097 gene encoding BTB/POZ domain-containing protein 1-like isoform X2, translating to MATGSGGSVCGGGLASKYDGQEPASNSAPSGAAASAALSNVPACDPAPPSSPPVLGLHREPMYNWQATKSSLKERFAFLFNNELLSDVRFIVGKGRQAQRIPAHKFVLAAGSAVFDAMFNGGMATTSAEIELPDVEPAAFLSLLRFLYSDEVHIGPETVMTTLYTAKKYAVPALEGHCVEFLTKHLRADNAFMLLTQARLFDEPQLASLCLDTIDKSTADAINAEGFTDIDLDTLCAVLERDTLSIRENRLFGAVVRWAEAECYRQQLPATSENKHKVLGKALRLIRFPLMTVEEFAAVNPKPRVDYIDRPRCCLRGEECSINRFQQVESRWGYSGTSDRIRFNVNRRISIVGFGLYGSIHGPTDYQVNIQIIESDKRITLGQNDTGFSCDGTANTFRVMFKEPVEILPNVSYTACATLRGPDSHYGTKGLKKVTRESATGTKTTFFFFSSPGNNNGTSVEDGQIPEIIYYN from the exons ATGGCGACGGGGAGCGGCGGCAGCGTCTGTGGCGGTGGTTTGGCGTCAAAATATGACGGGCAGGAGCCAGCATCTAACTCTGCTCCATCTGGAGCCGCAGCCTCAGCCGCGCTCTCTAACGTGCCAGCCTGCGATCCTGCTCCGCCTTCCTCCCCGCCTGTGCTCGGCCTTCACCGTGAGCCCATGTACAACTGGCAGGCGACAAAAAGCTCCCTAAAGGAACGCTTTGCCTTTCTCTTCAACAACGAGCTGCTCAGCGACGTCAGGTTCATAGTGGGGAAGGGCAGACAGGCCCAGAGGATACCGGCCCATAAATTCGTCCTGGCCGCTGGCAGCGCCGTCTTTGATGCCATGTTTAACGGAGGGATGGCCACCACCTCGGCTGAGATAGAGCTGCCTGACGTGGAGCCGGCGGCCTTTCTCTCGCTGCTCAG GTTCCTGTATTCTGATGAGGTCCACATTGGTCCAGAGACTGTGATGACAACGCTGTATACGGCAAAGAAATATGCAGTGCCTGCTCTGGAGGGTCACTGTGTGGAGTTCCTCACCAAACACCTCAGAGCTGACAATGCATTCATGCTCCTCACTCAG GCAAGGTTATTTGATGAGCCTCAGCTTGCCAGTCTCTGCTTAGACACCATAGACAAAAGCACTGCAGATGCAATAAATGCAGAAGGATTTACTGATATCGACCTTG ACACCTTATGTGCAGTGCTAGAGAGAGACACGCTCAGCATCAGGGAGAACCGCCTATTTGGAGCAGTGGTACGTTGGGCAGAGGCCGAGTGCTACAGACAACAGCTTCCTGCAACCTCAGAGAACAAACATAAGGTTCTAGGGAAGGCCCTCCGGCTTATACGCTTTCCACTCATGACTGTTGAGGAGTTTGCGGCAG TAAACCCCAAACCACGGGTCGACTACATTGACAGGCCCCGTTGCTGCCTCAGGGGGGAGGAGTGCAGCATTAATAGATTCCAGCAGGTTGAGAGTCGATGGGGGTACAGCGGTACCAGCGACAGAATCAG aTTCAATGTTAACAGAAGAATATCCATAGTGGGTTTTGGCTTGTATGGTTCAATACATGGACCGACTGACTATCAGGTCAACATACAG ATCATAGAAAGCGACAAACGCATTACACTGGGGCAGAACGACACCGGTTTTAGCTGTGATGGCACAGCAAACACGTTCAGAGTGATGTTCAAAGAACCTGTGGAAATCCTACCCAATGTCAGCTACACTGCATGTGCCACATTAAGG GGCCCAGACTCACATTATGGCACAAAAGGTTTGAAGAAAGTGACCCGCGAGTCGGCAACAGGGACCAagacaacatttttcttttttagttcaCCTGGAAATAACAATGGTACTTCAGTAGAAGATGGGCAGATACCAGAGATCATCTACTACAACTAG
- the LOC137121123 gene encoding transmembrane 6 superfamily member 1-like, protein MNASAGTGVFVLSLMSIPICYLFNSFIYNNSVEAFFYTGCTLVLILVISARFLLKNKAPEDPLFYVYAVYAFLSVVNLIVGLEQDNIIDGFVTFYLKEANPHIRTAHGHMISYWDGCVHYLMYLLMIAAITWGDNYRAIGLYWVGSFLMRAIVYILGNAVGKYGIQVGPLFLLHMLYISGSIWACFRIFSQSSTRDTQLTKNQEAESKSIFHRPLDLLFILYLIPAFAFCVFRGLVVLDCSSKCCNDYTQQYEPYLKDPSAYPKVQMLVSMLYSGPYYIITLYGLLVPGCEWMPDLTLVHSGALAQAQFSHIGASLHTRTPFSYRVPAESQPVFLLVNVLYTLVPQALCYRCFTNPTFFLRPTLEKKND, encoded by the exons ATGAACGCGTCTGCTGGGACGGGGGTGTTTGTGCTCTCCTTGATGTCCATCCCCATCTGCTATTTGTTTAATTCCTTCATTTACAACAACAG TGTTGAAGCTTTCTTCTACACTGGGTGTACATTAGTCCTCATCCTGGTCATATCAGCACGCTTCCTGCTCAAGAACAAGGCTCCAGAAGATCCTCTGTTTTATG TGTATGCAGTGTATGCATTCCTTAGTGTGGTGAATCTGATCGTTGGTCTGGAGCAGGACAACATCATTGATGgatttgtgacattttacctCAAAGAGGCAA ATCCACATATTAGAACAGCACATGGTCACATGATCTCCTATTGGGATGGGTGTGTGCATTATCTCATGTATCTGCTCATGATTGCTGCAATAACCTGGGG GGACAATTACAGAGCAATTGGACTCTACTGGGTGGGTTCTTTTCTCATGCGTGCCATAGTCTACATTCTTGGGAATGCTGTTG GGAAATATGGGATACAAGTTGGGCCTCTCTTCCTCCTGCACATGCTGTATATTTCAGGGTCTATCTGGGCATGCTTCCGCATCTTCAGCCAGTCTTCCACACGGGATACTCAACTGACA AAAAACCAGGAGGCTGAAAGTAAGAGTATATTTCACAGACCTCTGGACCTGCTATTCATTCTCTACCTCATCCCTGCTTTTGCTTTCTGTGTCTTCCGAGGTCTG GTTGTTTTGGACTGTTCAAGCAAATGCTGCAATGACTACACACAACAGTATGAGCCCTACCTGAAAGATCCTTCAGCATACCCTAAAGTGCAG ATGCTGGTGAGCATGCTGTACTCTGGTCCATATTACATCATTACTCTCTACGGGCTGTTGGTCCCAGGCTGTGAGTGGATGCCAGATCTGACTCTTGTACACTCGGGAGCACTGGCACAG GCCCAGTTCTCTCACATTGGTGCATCCCTTCACACACGAACACCATTCTCCTACAGAGTACCTGCCGAAAGCCAGCCTGTCTTCTTGTTGGTCAATGTTCTGTACACGCTGGTGCCTCAGGCTCTGTGCTATCGTTGCTTCACAAACCCTACCTTCTTCCTCAGGCCAACGCTAGAGAAAAAAAACGACTGA
- the LOC137121097 gene encoding BTB/POZ domain-containing protein 1-like isoform X1 yields the protein MATGSGGSVCGGGLASKYDGQEPASNSAPSGAAASAALSNVPACDPAPPSSPPVLGLHREPMYNWQATKSSLKERFAFLFNNELLSDVRFIVGKGRQAQRIPAHKFVLAAGSAVFDAMFNGGMATTSAEIELPDVEPAAFLSLLRFLYSDEVHIGPETVMTTLYTAKKYAVPALEGHCVEFLTKHLRADNAFMLLTQARLFDEPQLASLCLDTIDKSTADAINAEGFTDIDLDTLCAVLERDTLSIRENRLFGAVVRWAEAECYRQQLPATSENKHKVLGKALRLIRFPLMTVEEFAAGPAQSGILFDREVVNLFLHFTVNPKPRVDYIDRPRCCLRGEECSINRFQQVESRWGYSGTSDRIRFNVNRRISIVGFGLYGSIHGPTDYQVNIQIIESDKRITLGQNDTGFSCDGTANTFRVMFKEPVEILPNVSYTACATLRGPDSHYGTKGLKKVTRESATGTKTTFFFFSSPGNNNGTSVEDGQIPEIIYYN from the exons ATGGCGACGGGGAGCGGCGGCAGCGTCTGTGGCGGTGGTTTGGCGTCAAAATATGACGGGCAGGAGCCAGCATCTAACTCTGCTCCATCTGGAGCCGCAGCCTCAGCCGCGCTCTCTAACGTGCCAGCCTGCGATCCTGCTCCGCCTTCCTCCCCGCCTGTGCTCGGCCTTCACCGTGAGCCCATGTACAACTGGCAGGCGACAAAAAGCTCCCTAAAGGAACGCTTTGCCTTTCTCTTCAACAACGAGCTGCTCAGCGACGTCAGGTTCATAGTGGGGAAGGGCAGACAGGCCCAGAGGATACCGGCCCATAAATTCGTCCTGGCCGCTGGCAGCGCCGTCTTTGATGCCATGTTTAACGGAGGGATGGCCACCACCTCGGCTGAGATAGAGCTGCCTGACGTGGAGCCGGCGGCCTTTCTCTCGCTGCTCAG GTTCCTGTATTCTGATGAGGTCCACATTGGTCCAGAGACTGTGATGACAACGCTGTATACGGCAAAGAAATATGCAGTGCCTGCTCTGGAGGGTCACTGTGTGGAGTTCCTCACCAAACACCTCAGAGCTGACAATGCATTCATGCTCCTCACTCAG GCAAGGTTATTTGATGAGCCTCAGCTTGCCAGTCTCTGCTTAGACACCATAGACAAAAGCACTGCAGATGCAATAAATGCAGAAGGATTTACTGATATCGACCTTG ACACCTTATGTGCAGTGCTAGAGAGAGACACGCTCAGCATCAGGGAGAACCGCCTATTTGGAGCAGTGGTACGTTGGGCAGAGGCCGAGTGCTACAGACAACAGCTTCCTGCAACCTCAGAGAACAAACATAAGGTTCTAGGGAAGGCCCTCCGGCTTATACGCTTTCCACTCATGACTGTTGAGGAGTTTGCGGCAG GGCCTGCCCAGTCTGGAATATTGTTCGATCGGGAGGTGgtaaatctgtttttacactttacagTAAACCCCAAACCACGGGTCGACTACATTGACAGGCCCCGTTGCTGCCTCAGGGGGGAGGAGTGCAGCATTAATAGATTCCAGCAGGTTGAGAGTCGATGGGGGTACAGCGGTACCAGCGACAGAATCAG aTTCAATGTTAACAGAAGAATATCCATAGTGGGTTTTGGCTTGTATGGTTCAATACATGGACCGACTGACTATCAGGTCAACATACAG ATCATAGAAAGCGACAAACGCATTACACTGGGGCAGAACGACACCGGTTTTAGCTGTGATGGCACAGCAAACACGTTCAGAGTGATGTTCAAAGAACCTGTGGAAATCCTACCCAATGTCAGCTACACTGCATGTGCCACATTAAGG GGCCCAGACTCACATTATGGCACAAAAGGTTTGAAGAAAGTGACCCGCGAGTCGGCAACAGGGACCAagacaacatttttcttttttagttcaCCTGGAAATAACAATGGTACTTCAGTAGAAGATGGGCAGATACCAGAGATCATCTACTACAACTAG
- the LOC137121412 gene encoding AP-1 complex subunit sigma-2-like, which yields MQFMLLFSRQGKLRLQKWYVPLSDKERKKISRDLVQTILARKPKMCSFLEWRDLKIVYKRYASLYFCCAVEDQDNELITLEIIHRYVELLDKYFGSVCELDIIFNFEKAYFILDEFLLGGEAQETSKKNVLKAIEQADLLQEEAEAPRSVLEEIGLT from the exons ATGCAGTTCATGCTGTTGTTCAGCCGGCAGGGAAAGCTGCGCTTGCAGAAATGGTATGTGCCTCTTTCTgacaaggagagaaaaaagatatCCAGGGACCTGGTCCAGACCATACTGGCCAGGAAGCCCAAGATGTGCAGCTTCTTGGAGTGGAGGGACCTCAAGATTGTGTACAAGAG ATATGCGAGCCTGTATTTCTGCTGTGCTGTAGAGGATCAAGACAACGAGTTAATCACTCTAGAAATTATCCATAGATATGTGGAGCTGCTGGACAAATATTTTGGCAGT GTGTGTGAGCTGGATATTATCTTCAACTTTGAGAAGGCCTACTTTATTCTGGATGAGTTCCTGCTGGGTGGAGAGGCCCAGGAGACATCCAAGAAAAATGTGCTGAAGGCCATCGAACAGGCTGATCTGCTGCAGGAG GAGGCTGAGGCACCACGGAGTGTTTTAGAAGAAATTGGGCTGACATAG